The following nucleotide sequence is from Pseudomonadota bacterium.
ACTGTGCATATACAGCACTCGTAAAAAATAACGATACCATTAAAACCAGTGAAACAATTTTCCCGCATCTGACCATCTTATCTGCCTCCTTGAAAATATAACAATATGTCCCAAAATATGCCCAAAAAAACCTCTATTTTATCCCGGCAATGTGAAATAAAACGTTGCACCGGCGTTTACCTTCGCCTCAGCCCACACCTCTCCGCCATGTCGATTGATAACACGTTTTACAATTGCCAATCCAATACCCGTCCCTTCAAACTCGTCAGAGTTGTGAAGCCATTCAAAAACCTCGACTATCTTTTGGGCATTATCCATTGAAAGACCCACTCCGTTGTCTTTGACATAATAAACA
It contains:
- a CDS encoding ATP-binding protein, with product VYYVKDNGVGLSMDNAQKIVEVFEWLHNSDEFEGTGIGLAIVKRVINRHGGEVWAEAKVNAGATFYFTLPG